One window of the Nitrospira sp. genome contains the following:
- the smpB gene encoding SsrA-binding protein SmpB: MTKTQDHDDQFKVVATNRKAYHDYFIEEKFEAGIILRGTEVKSLREGRVNLQDSYASVDDGEVYLNHCHISPYSHGNLMNHDPLRRRKLLLHRKEINKLIGKTQLKGLTLVPLRIYFSKRGHAKVEVALAKGKKQYDRRESIKAREAGREVERAIKSRK, encoded by the coding sequence ATGACAAAGACACAGGATCACGACGACCAATTCAAAGTGGTGGCCACCAACCGGAAGGCTTACCATGACTATTTTATCGAGGAGAAGTTCGAAGCTGGCATCATCTTGCGGGGAACAGAGGTCAAGTCTCTCCGGGAAGGACGAGTGAACCTGCAGGACAGTTATGCGTCGGTCGATGACGGCGAAGTCTATCTGAATCACTGCCACATCAGCCCCTATTCGCACGGTAACCTGATGAATCATGATCCGCTGCGCAGGCGGAAGCTGCTCCTACATCGCAAGGAAATCAATAAGCTGATCGGGAAGACCCAGCTCAAAGGCCTCACGCTCGTCCCCTTGCGTATCTACTTTTCCAAACGCGGCCACGCCAAGGTGGAGGTGGCATTGGCCAAGGGTAAGAAGCAGTATGATCGTCGAGAGTCCATCAAAGCGCGTGAGGCGGGGCGTGAGGTCGAACGGGCGATCAAGAGCCGAAAGTAA
- a CDS encoding DoxX family protein → MRNLFHTDDAWTGFILRMTVGLVMLPHGAQKMLGWFGGFGFDGTMGFFTQKMGLPWIVACLVIIGEFFGSLGLLAGLLTRVTAASFIVIMLGAILTVHAPVGFFMNWFGQQQGEGYEYHLLVIGMAAALLMTGAGRWSLDKIVADRLG, encoded by the coding sequence ATGCGGAACTTGTTTCACACCGACGATGCCTGGACCGGCTTCATCTTACGGATGACCGTGGGGTTGGTCATGCTCCCCCATGGCGCGCAGAAGATGCTCGGTTGGTTCGGTGGCTTTGGATTCGACGGCACGATGGGATTTTTTACGCAAAAGATGGGCCTCCCCTGGATCGTCGCGTGTCTGGTCATCATCGGGGAGTTCTTCGGCAGCCTCGGGTTGCTGGCGGGTCTGTTGACGCGCGTCACCGCCGCCAGTTTCATCGTGATCATGCTGGGAGCCATTTTGACTGTGCATGCGCCGGTCGGTTTTTTCATGAACTGGTTTGGGCAGCAGCAGGGTGAAGGCTACGAATATCATCTGCTCGTGATCGGGATGGCGGCAGCCTTGCTGATGACGGGAGCCGGGCGCTGGTCACTGGATAAAATCGTGGCGGACCGACTCGGCTGA
- a CDS encoding DUF721 domain-containing protein: protein MRGQSRLDSFGTILAGVAHRLGLESKLVEARLRRHWPEIVGEPIATHTRPDQIRFKKLYVFVHNSVWLQQLTFLKPVLLQKINSMAGEPLVTEIVLRIGDVSTEHASQPVPSTADAGTPQPSAELLREAALHAQGIQDQALREQLATVMAQALAMTPPERSSRPAP from the coding sequence ATGCGAGGACAGAGCAGGCTCGATTCATTCGGCACGATTTTGGCCGGGGTTGCTCACCGGCTGGGTCTGGAGAGCAAGCTCGTCGAGGCGCGCCTGCGACGCCATTGGCCTGAGATCGTGGGCGAGCCGATCGCCACACACACACGCCCCGACCAGATCCGCTTCAAGAAACTCTACGTCTTCGTGCACAACTCGGTCTGGCTGCAGCAACTCACCTTTCTCAAGCCGGTGTTGCTCCAAAAGATCAACTCGATGGCCGGAGAGCCGTTGGTGACAGAGATCGTGCTGCGTATCGGGGATGTGTCCACAGAACACGCATCGCAGCCCGTGCCGTCAACCGCGGACGCGGGAACACCCCAGCCGAGTGCCGAACTGCTCAGGGAAGCGGCGCTCCATGCCCAAGGCATTCAGGATCAGGCGCTCCGCGAACAGCTCGCGACCGTCATGGCGCAGGCGTTGGCGATGACGCCGCCGGAACGCTCATCCCGACCGGCCCCTTGA
- a CDS encoding pirin family protein yields MHTETIGTKELVGVYQPGSHHMVGDGFPVRNMIPGAGVDEQLSPFLMLDYMGPEQVLPGNRQRGVGEHPHRGFETVTIMYHGKVAHRDSTGSGGIIGPGDVQWMTAASGVVHEELHEREFSRQGGLLEGIQLWVNLPKAFKMTSPRYQTLVKEDIPVVDLGGGAGQLRVIAGTFRGVSGPAKTFSPVHLYDLRLTAGHQVDVALPEGFNSSLFVLHGQVMVNGAQHMGEVELALLGQRGERVTLEAKQDTTLLVLSGQPIDEPVARYGPFVMNTRDEIIQAVHDYQAGKMGHLS; encoded by the coding sequence ATGCACACGGAGACAATTGGAACCAAGGAACTGGTCGGTGTCTATCAACCCGGTTCTCATCATATGGTGGGAGATGGATTTCCGGTCCGCAATATGATTCCGGGCGCCGGTGTTGACGAACAACTATCTCCCTTCTTGATGCTCGACTATATGGGACCCGAGCAGGTCCTGCCCGGCAACAGGCAGCGCGGGGTGGGAGAACATCCGCATCGCGGGTTCGAAACGGTGACGATCATGTATCACGGAAAAGTGGCGCACCGCGATTCGACGGGCAGCGGCGGCATCATCGGGCCCGGCGATGTGCAATGGATGACGGCCGCATCCGGCGTCGTGCATGAAGAGCTGCACGAAAGGGAATTTTCGAGACAGGGTGGATTGCTGGAAGGGATTCAGCTGTGGGTCAATCTGCCGAAGGCCTTTAAAATGACCAGCCCGCGGTACCAGACTTTGGTCAAAGAGGACATTCCGGTGGTGGATCTCGGCGGAGGTGCTGGCCAGCTCCGGGTGATCGCCGGGACCTTCCGCGGTGTGAGTGGTCCTGCGAAGACCTTCAGTCCGGTTCATCTCTATGATCTGCGGCTGACGGCCGGACACCAAGTCGATGTGGCGCTGCCGGAAGGGTTCAATTCGTCGCTGTTCGTGCTCCATGGTCAGGTGATGGTGAACGGCGCACAACACATGGGCGAGGTGGAACTCGCGCTCCTCGGGCAGCGAGGCGAACGGGTGACACTCGAGGCGAAGCAGGATACCACGCTGCTCGTCTTGAGCGGGCAGCCGATCGACGAACCGGTCGCGCGTTATGGCCCGTTTGTCATGAATACGCGAGACGAAATCATTCAGGCGGTGCACGATTACCAGGCGGGAAAGATGGGACATCTGTCATGA